The genomic region GCAGCTGACGATCAAGTGATTGATATTCTGCTAGGTGGCAAGGAAGTCAACGATTCTGATGGCTTTTGGGATGACCATGATCCACATCACGGCGAGCCCGAGGACTTAGAAGATGAGCCGGGCTACGACGAGGGCTTCCAATGGAGCTGTTGCCAGGAGCCGATTGGTGCCGAAGGGTGCGTCAGGTCGAGGCATTTGCCCAAAGATGCGCACAAGAAGAAGAGCAGAGTGGATGTGGCCAGCCTGACGGACTGATCAGAAGTCTTGACTGCGTCATGTAATCTCTCAATGCCATTGATGCGTACTCGACGACTCTTACTCGGCATCACTGACGACAACGATGAAGCTCCTCGCAATGAAACAACGGCCTCGTCGTTGAAGCGTGGTGCCAGCAGCCATGACAAGTAATGCGAAGAATAAATCGAGACACTTGTCGAAGGTCGTGATGTCCTTCTGCTGCCAGGCACTTCACCCTGAATGACTCCCGCGAACGAGTCCGCCTCTATGCCAAGAGCTGATCACAGCGCTGACCAGGGTGGCTTGTCGTTGCTGAGCATCTGTCATATTGCACATTTACGACAATACATTCCACCATTCAGCACGATACTATTCCCGCACAGGTCAATCGAGTCACATTCGACGCGAAAGCAGCTCTACTCACCGCAGGGTACTTTGCAATAACTTCCATCAATAAGCGAACGACTGACGCGAACATGACGCGAGACGCGTCGGAGCCAGACATGTCGTGTCTAACAACACAATCGACCTTCGAGGATACGAAAGAGGTCAGCGAGGCGGCGGAGTCTGCCAGCAACATCGCGACTGGATCGAGTGAAGGAGCCAGTCTGGAAGTCAAAGCTGTACCACGGGCAGAGCCCACAGGAACCACCCTCCAAGATGCTATCAACAGCGCGCCACTGACACAGCTCCGACGATTGCTTATTGAGATCACCAACATGAATGCTGAGGCTCGCGGACATGCATCCACAAGACTACTGACTTCCATACCAGGGAAACGAGGTAAGCGCAAAGCTTTTGAGACCTGCATTAAATGCGATGCAGACTACCACGTCAACGACAATGGCCCAAGTTCTTGTGTGTATCACGATGGTCTGTTAGCTAAACTCATTAGACCAGTGCACGGCTAATCTTTAAGCGCAGGCGACAAGGAAGTCGATGAATCGTCGACTACCTGGGACGACTTCCCTGGAGAACCAGATGACTTCGTAGATGACCCGGACTATGCTGAAGGAGTGATCTGGAACTGTTGCGACAAGGCACTGGGGTCTGAGGGCTGCGTCAAAGAAAGGCATCAGTCAAAGGTCGAGCCTGCAACCAAGAGAGGCCGAATGGATGTGGCGAGTCTGATGAACTGAGCGTGACGCACTTAGTGACATGACCGGCAACATGTTCAGGCCCAGACACGACAAATGACTCCGGGCGTAGTAAGAACCGCAGCACTGTGCATCAAGAGTGAGGCACTTTATGGGTGACTCGGACCTTGTAAAACCCCGGCTGGACATCCCAAAATGCCTCAAGCCGTTAGTCCTACACGGAGGCGGAGTTGCCAAGAAGACGCTTCTGGGTGCTGTCGCGAACTCCGCAGCCCAGATGATCCTTCATCTATAAGACATACTGGTGTCCTCGGTTGGTCAGCATGCTTGGCCTGCATCTTGGACAGGCGCCACATACTGTAGTTGACCCACGGGCCATATAGGGTTGCTTAAGAATGAACCTCAGCCAAGACCTCGACTGGAAGCAGATCAGTGTGCAAACATGGCGTACAAAAAGACAGGTCGCGTACGCCAACAACACTCTATATTCACACAGACTCACCGAAGTACAACGACCAAAACGACAGCAAACCAAACCATCCACAATGTCAGAAAAGAAACTCCTCGTTGTTGTCGGCGCCACTGGGACGCAAGGCAGCTCAGTCATCACCCATTTCCTCAAAGAAGAGCCCGAATACCGCCTCCGAGGCCTTACCCGCAACACCACGTCACCCAAAGCACAAGCGCTCGCAGCCAAAGGCATCGAAATGGTCCAAGCGAACCTCAATGACCCTCCCTCCATAACTTCCGCATTCGAAGGCGCACGCTATCTTCGCATACACGGACCACGCTTACTCCCCCGAGGCCGAGTCCCTCGTAACCTCCGGCTCCCATCCCCCCATCGCAGCCGCCGCAGGCGCGATCGAAGTCCAGCAGGGGAAGACAATCGCAGATGTTGCTGCGAGGGTCCCGACGCTGCGGCGCTTGGTCTGGAGTGCGACGCCGTCTGCGAAGCTACGAAGTCATGGCAGCTTCAAGGAGATCTATGAGCTCGATGCTAAAGCTGAAGTTACATCCTACCTCTACTCCCATCCCGGCCTAAAAGACAAAGTGTCCACAGTGAATCCCTCCGTCTCCGCAGATGTCCTGCTTCGATACTCCATGCTATTGGGTTCCTTCACGAAACCCTCCACCGCCGGAGGCCAATATATTCTGCGAAACGCATATCAAATGACCCTCCCCGTCCCCTGGCTCGACATCCACACCCACTTCGGATCCTACATCTCCGCTCTCCTCCACGCTCCCAGCGCGAGTCGGAATGTAGCAGCCGTATCAGGCTATCTCAGTTACAATGACGTGGtcgctattatagaggagAAGTTGAACATCAAGATCCAGCACGAGAACGTCAGCGTGGAGACGATGGTGTTGGAAGCAGGGGATGAAATATGTGGGTTGATTAAGGAAGCGGTGGAGTTGATGCATTTTGTTGAGGGGTTTGGGTTTGAGACGCCGAGGGAGTTGGAAGGGAGGGAGGCGAGGATTGTGGGGGTGGAGGAGTTGGAGGGGGAGACGGGGAGGAGGGTGAAGAGAGGTGGGCTGAGGGAGGCGATGAGGAGGTTGGAGTGGGGGGTTGTTGCTGGGGTGAGGGTGATGGGAGGGGTGTGGTGCTATTGCAATTGCAATTGATTGGGATGATAGAAGACGGTAACGATAACGTGTTCACACTAATTCGCGACATAATCCTCACTCTTAATCAAACATACGACTCATCCCCATCATTGAGCTGTCCATATCCATCATCATCCTCATCGTCATCCTCACCTCCACCACCTCGCCACGCCCAACTATCCTCCCCCTCCCCCTCCCCACTCCCACCCTTCTCACCAAACCCCAACCTCCCCTTCTCCTTAGCCAAAAGCTCCTCCAAACTTGGCGCCCCCGCCGCCTCGCTCACCACTTGCGCACTAGTCCCTGGTTGAACCTCCCCACCATCCTCCGCACCGTCATTCTTCTCAACACCCTTCTCCCACTCCTTTGCCAACGCATCGATGTCATTATCGTCGAGCTCCTCATTCTTATCCTCCACTTGCTCGAAGACCGTCCCCGCATCGTCGCCGGCATCATCGGCACTCGCTAGCCCGGGCCTGCGCTCGGCATGCAGTGCGAACTCGGTGCTGCCGTTGGTATTGTATTGAATCGCTCTGTTCAGCGCGGCTGGGTCTTGAGTGAGAGATGCCCGCGCTGGGAGGTGCTCGGTCTCCTCTGCGAGGGAAGCTGGAGGGGGGACGTAGGCACGGCTCGTGGTAGAGCCTGATGATCCAGACCGTCCGGTCTGGACTCTTTTCGGTGAGACCTGGCTCGAAGCGTAGCGTCCACGTGACCAGTCTCTTAGAGCCTTATTTGGGGGCGACTTCGTTGCGGAGGATGCGAGAGAGGGGTTTCGCGAGGAGAGAAGGGCGTCTGTGTCAGGAATGACCGGAGCGTTTGATGTTACTGAAACGTGTCGTGGAGATGAGCCAGTTGCCTGAGGTACGGACGGGATGTTTGCGGGCGAGTTGTGTTGACTGGGGGTCTTTGGGACCCATGGTAAGCTCTCGTACCTGATGACCGGTGAGCCTCCCGAGGCGGGCGAGGGCGCGTTGCCGGCAGATGTCTGCAGTCGGGCAACAGCTGGTGAGATGATGGGCTTTGACGTGGCGGGTGTAGCTTGTGGGCTGACGGGACTGTTCCTGCTCTGTACCGAGTCGCGACGGGGGTCGATTGGGGAGACGATAGGACTTGGCGATGCGACTGTTTCTGGCCGCGCCTCAGGAACTTCGTGATCATTGTTTTTCTCGCCGAACAGTTCTTCTTCCATGTCATTGTCGTCGTCATCTTCTTTAATGGTGACACTGGTAGACTGGCGGGCTGGGAAGTCAGCTCCAAACACTGGCTGATCAGCGTTGGGAGTGGCAGGGACATCACCGGGCGCCTGAGCTGCAGCTGCCCATGTTTCATGCTCCTTGACAGCATTATCGTGCGTGCTgtcgaggaactcctgaagCTTAGCATCCTCCTGATCGGACTTCTGGCGCTTCGAAGCGTCCTCGTGGTCCTCAGCACCAGAGCTGCTTCTTTGGCGTTTGTCGCCAGTCGTGGGACTGTGTATGGAAAAGTTAGGAAACTGCTGCTTGGCCACGGGAGGCTTCGCGTTGGCAGCAGGAGCTTGTTGCTCCTCGACTGGTGACTTTTGCTCGTTCTTGGCCAGCCATTCTGCATGCTTACGGTTCTTCTCTTCCTCCTTGGCACGAACCCTTTGGCCGATCGACTCAGTCTCTGCAAGGGCTGTCTTGTAAGTTTTCATCTCCGCTGGAAGATCCACGTCACCGCGCAATCGATGGAGCTCCTCAAGGTCACGCTGCAACAGCGTCAAGGTTGTGTAGGCCCCATCAAGATCGATCTCGTCCCAGACCAGGGTTTGTCGATTTCGGGGACGAGTGAGAAACTCTGCTTCTGTCTGCGCGTGCTTGTGGTACTTGTCGATCCTCCGGCTGAGCATGCGTAGTTGGTGGTCCTCTTCTGTATCGCCGTCTGTATTAATCTTTGCACGAAGGGGGCGCGCACGGAGGAGCTCTTCTTGAAATACTGCCAAAACCCCCCCGCTCGAGTTCCCGGGCAGGGCGCGTAGCTCGAGAAGACCCGAAGCTACCTCATCGTACACGCGAGGAATGTCTCGACGGTCCAAAGTCTCATCCCTCAGGTCTATCAGGCAGTCGCTTGATGGGAACCTGCGCGCCTTACTGCCCGGCGGCCCGGCGCGATGGTTAATCAATGCTTGGGCGATGTCGGTCAAGTAACGAGGGACTGGTCGTTGCTGGTGTCGGAGTGCTGCGTAGTGAATAAGATCCTCCGTCAACGACCGTTGATACCGCTCCTCCTGTTCCGGAGTCCTAGTAATAGCCGCCAGCGACATCCATTCGGGCAGACCATCGTCTCGCGGGTCGCCTTCTCCTGCTGCATGCCTCATGCGTTCCTCCCGAGCAGGATCATACCACTCCGCCAATACTCCAGAATAAGCTTCGATCCCAGGTGAGACAGGAACGTCGCCATTGTCGATGCGATGAAGATCCAAGAGGCGGTCACGCACCGCGGATAGGTGGTAAATGGTCAGGTCGATTTCACGTTGGGTGTTGGCGCGACCTTGGAGGTGGGTGAGGTGCTCCTGGAACACCTCGAGCAGCACGCGGATGTCTTCGTCTGCGCGGAGTTGTCGCTCTTTCTCGGTCTCTGCTGGGGGCGTAGGTGTCGCTTGTGCCTGATCGACGGGCGGTTCAGCGGTCTGCTGTGGTTCAGTCACTGGAGCCTCATCCTGGCCGCTCCACTCAGGCGCAGTGGCTGTATATTGAGCCACTACAGCATGCTCCTGCTCTGGTCTAGCCTGTGAAGCCTCCTGCTGGCCACTCTGTTCCTCGCCAGCAGCAGCAATTTGAGGCCGCGTTTCAACCTGCAAACCCTCTCCCTCACCACCCCGCTCCTCCCCACCATCAGCAGTCCCATCCTCCGCCACCTCACCACTACTCTCTCCCTTACCCCCCTTAGCCCTCTCCCTCTCCCTTTTCGCATACTCATCCGGATCCGCCCCGAGCTCCACCGGCAGCACCGGCGAAATCTCCTTGGTCCCCTTCGCCGCAGCGACTCTCGCACGGGTACGCTGGCGATTACTGGGATCCGTATTGACACGAATCGGAGCAGGAGCAGGAGCAGCAGCTGGTGCCGCATTAGAAGCAGCATCATCGCCACTGGCTTTAGTGGCCTTCTTCCTGGTGCTGCGACGGCTGGGTGCCTTTTTGGGTTTGGCGATGCCTTTCTTTTTGGGTGGCATTTTGGATGATTGTCTCCACGTCGTTGAAGTGATTAGATGTGGTGGGTTTCTGACGATTCGAACGGTATGGAAAGAGAGTCCTGAACTCAGCTCGACGGGACTTTTCTTCCTCCCATCTTCTGGTCTTGCTGCTTGCAGAGCATGCCGCAAAGTCTTTGTGTGAGCTTGGATGCCGAATCCGGCGATTGACGTTCTGACGATTGCGGACAAACGATATGTACATGCCTTGATGTTTTCGCATGATTGACTAGCATGTAGCGTACGGTGAAGCTTGGCGCATCGACATCTGTTCGCGCCATCGTTGTCACCGGTTCGAGGTCATCTTCTTGTCGGGCGGCTCTACCTTCACGGGCCCACTCACGACAAGCGAGGAATGCACGACAAAGTCATTGTTCCGCTGGCATGCCAACAGCCAAGCACGCCAAGCATCTCACATCCCGCAACGCCACTGCCAGCGGCCAAAGAAAATCAAAGAGCTCGTGTACACAAATAATTCTAAATAAACCTCCTCCCAGGGGTCATGTTGCTCCAACGCCATCCACAAAGCCTCAATGTTCGTACAAAACAAGCATAGTATGCATCGCTTGCTCGAAATGCAACACGGAAGCAAGCACAGAAACTAGACATTACATGATAGCGGCCTCTTTGACCTTTGTGTGCAAGCGTTGGATCGAACGCTTTGCGCGCAGGAGTCATACTGCAGGAGGCTTTTGGTTCTCCTTTTCCTTCTCAAGCTCTTCGGCTTCCTTCTCGCCTTCAAGGTCCAGCTTGGCTAGTGCTTCGGCAGTGAGAGGCACGCCGGCTGTTCCAGCAATTACGCATTCGCCTGCAGCTGCGAGAGGGTTGTCATCGTGACCTGGTAATGGACTGAGTGGACTGACAGGCTCGGTGTCTACGCCGAGTCCGCCATCGTCTGACGGAAGATCAGTTGTGTTAAGGTTGAGTTCAGGGCCGAATTGGTCGATGTCCTCATACTCTTCCATGTCTTCTTCATCCTCTTCCTCGTCCTCTTCCGTAAGACCAGGCATCATCTCAGCGCTAGGACGACCCTGCACACTCGCTGACCGACTCCCAGATGGATTGCCTCCGCGGCCATGTGGCGAGCTGTTCATTGGCCCTTTGAACACAGAACGTTTTCGACGAGCAAAGACTAGCATGCCAGGTGATGATGGTGGCGGTAGCGAACCGAAAGCACTTTTGCCTTCACCGCCAAAGCCTGGGAGAGAGCCAATATCTGCAGGTGGTGGTCGCCTCTGGAAGCGCAGCCCAGCAGGAAATGTGCCAGTCGTGGGTGTGGATGGTAGCACTTTGACAGAGCTGTGCGGCGACCTACCGAGCCTTGATCCCGATGCCGAGGAAAGTCCTGAAGGTGATGCTATCGAGTTACTGGACGTACTCgaagctttcgaatgtgtgTGCTGGTGGCTTGGCTGATGCTGATACGTGCTCCGAATCGATGAGACCGATGAAGACGTCGACTTGCGGCCACGCAGTCCAGAGGTCCTTCGATAGGACGAATGAGGCGTCAGTGTGTGCGGACTGAGACTGGTTCGCTTTCCTCTCGCGCTCGCTCCACTGCCGGTTGACGATGTAGTGTTGATCCTGGGCCGCGCAGGTAGAGTCTGTCTGGTCTGAAGATCTGGTCTGTGCCCATTGCTGGGACGTCGAGCCTGCGCGATAGGACCGATTGAGCGCCGCTGCAGATCTCGAAGGTCACCATGCTCCTGCCCGGTCTTACCATTCGGCAGGGGTTTGACGTTGGCATTCCCTTTCTTCTTGTCCTCGCCTTCATCGGGCGATTTCGAACGCTTTAGGGGGCCTTCCTTGAAGAAGTGCTTGACCCATTCCAGCTGCTGCCTCAAGGGCGTCGAGGAGAACTTCGCCCGCTTGCGCTGTGGAGGCGGCACATAGGATGGACTAAGCAGATCTGGGTTATTGGTCACGACCCGGAGCATACTTTGACTACCTCTCGAAGTAGTACGAGTGCGCGCTGTGCGTGGTCGAGTCAGCTGGTTGCCGTGATCCTTAGGTGGCGGCGCCGGCCGACTTCGTGACCTGCTGGCAGAATGTCTGGTCTCGCTTGTCTTTGGCTTTGACTTGGGCTGACCTTCTGGAGTCGGCGATTTTGTTTCCGTAACTCGTGGCAAGTCTGGTGCCTGCAGGGTGCTGGCATGTCCGTTGGCACGCTCCATCCGTCGACCACGCGAACGTGGGAAGTCTCCAATGACGTGTTCTTCTCCCTCGTGTATCTCTCCAAGATTGCTCTGCGCCAGTAGCCTGCCACTAGCAGCGCTCAGTCGCCTGATGGACTTGGCTTCAGCCTCTCGCTCTTTCCGCTTACGCTCGCGACGCCGTTCTTTCCTTTGCTCCTTGTCCAGCAGGAGTGCCCACCAGCCTGCCAGAGAATCGCATCTTTGTGCTAGGACATGTTCAATGACCATGTCAATGTCGACGCCCGCACCTTTCATTCGTTGGAGCACATCTTTCTCGAGTTGGGTCGTGAAGGGCGGTGGCTGTTGGAGCTTGAGAATCTCCTGCTGTTGCGGCGCGTGGTCCGCAAGCCAGGGGTCTTTGAGGATGTCACCAAGACAAGGCCGTAGCAGCGGCCGTTTCGAGAGGAGCTTTCTGATCAGCTCTCTCGCTAGATCAGGCACATGATCTGGAAAGTTGACCTCTTCGATTAAGATCTTGGCCTTGGTTGAGCCATCGTCGTCCTCATCGAATGGCAGCTCTCCGCACAACAGCGCGTATAGTATGACGCCCAAGCTCCAGACATCCACTTTCTCGCCTGCGTACTTCTCTCCGCGCAGCATCTCTGGCGCGCTGTACGCGATTGTGCCACACCATGTCTGCAGATAGCTTGTCGATCCCTGGTACTCTCGTGTGAAGCCAAAGTCCACCAACTTCACATTCTGTGCCTTGTCCAGGAGGATGTTCTCCAGCTTGAGATCTCGATGTACGCATCCTTTGTTGTGCACGTAGCTGACTGCGCCCACGAGTTGGGTGAAGATGCGCTGCACCTGGTCTGGTGGCATTTGGCCATGATTGAGCAGGTAGTTGTATAGCTCATCCCCTGGACAGTACTCCAGCACCAGCCATACCAGGCTCTCGGTGACTATAACCTCGTACAGGCGTGCGATGTGTGGGTGGAGGAACTGGCGATGGTGGTGGATCTCGCGCGCAAGGTTGGCATCGTCCTTCTTGGCGGACTTGAGGACGACCTTGGAGCCATTGGTGAGCTTGTGCGAGGCAAGGTATACCTTCCCGAAGCTGCCCTTGCCAATGAGCCGTCCGAGGGTGTAGTTGCCGACGGTGTGGAGGTCGGAGGAGGAGAACTCGCTGAGGAGGGATTGGTACGAAATGGCAAGCTGAAGGGCTGTCAGTATGTCTTGTGCTGTGCCTCACTTGGCCTGAAGTAGAGGTGGAGGTAGTGGCAGTGGTGAGGTGTATGTACTTTGTTTCGTTGCTCTTGCGCTTCGTACTCGGCCTGTGTCCTGGCCGGTGGCATTGACCGCGACGATGATCCTATGTATGCTTCCCTTGGGTGGGAGCCTCTCGAGAGCCGGCGAGGTCTCCTACCAACTCGATGCCCCTACCCGCACCGCCGCTCAATCGTCAGCCGGACTGCAATGGCTGCGACGTGGTCTTGGCCGTGGACTCGCCGGGCTGAGCTGGCGCATTCGTAGATACGAGGTGCGCGGCAAGGAGTGGAAGTTGACATATGACAAGAATATTCAACCATTCAGCAGAACATTAGGAGGGCAATGGTAGGAGGTAGGAGGGCATGTACACAAGGCATGTCCTGAATCAGGCCGTTGCATGGCCGTAGCCCGTAGCCCGTAGCCCGTAGCCCGTAGCCCGTAGCCCGTAGGGACCCGTAGCCCGTAGCCCGTAGCCCGTAGGCCGTAGGGACAGAGTCGCGTCCACCTCCTCTCATTGGTCGTGATGGTGGTAGATCGGCGCAGGCACCGAATGTTCCCATCAACAACGTCACTTGTCTCCTGACATCTCATCGCCATCTCATTGTCTTGTCGACACGAGACAAGCCACGCAACGCATATACCACGATGAGGAGAATCACCGCCGTCTCCCCCGTCCGGAACATGTCTGCAGTGACCGGAAGCAGTCACGGAAGACGCGCCGACAAAACCGACGCGTTCAGGCAAGAGCGTCCACATTGCCAACACTATGATGTTGAGTGTCCTGTCATCCCCAAAGACGAGCACCTTGATGTCGCCGTCACGGTCGATGCCGATATTCCTGCTGTCATCAAAGACGAACACCTTCTGGCAGATTATGGCCAAGCGCAACTCGGCTCTCTGGAACGCAGTCTCCTCGTGCTTGTTCAGTACTAAGTTTTGTATTTTGAGAAATGTGCTTGGTTCGTCACCGAGCCCGTGGATTGACGGTGGAGGCGGGTTCACTGGACTGATGATTGCGTGCAGTTTCATGCCAACTTTGACCATCCTATATACTTTCAGGACAAGGTGTCTGCGGCCTTCGAAGAGTGTCGAGTGGCATACAAACGACATGTGGAACTCTTCAGAAGTGTCAAGGCACTACCGGCGTGGCCCAAGCTGCTCAGGTATCATGCAGATCAAAGGCCACAGGCACTACCCAAGGACTTTACGCCCAGGATACTGTGTCCATCAGAGGCTGTGTGTACACAAGTGGATGTCCAGACTATGCACGGCACTGTGCGTGGTCGACCATCTATCTCGCCATGTCCTTCACCTAGACAGTCGCCACATTCACTCGAGGTCAAGGAAAGTTCATGTCGGCCCCCGAGGCTATCACCTACCGACAGATACACCAGACATTCCTACGTTCTCACAATGACCCAACACTCAGCATAAGCTCTCCGATGGTCTTATTCACCTTCTTACCACAGACCTGCCTCAAATTCGCACCGAAGCGCTCAAGTACCGCCTCTTCAGCATCCTCACCTACAAACCTCCTATCAACCGTCATCCGCACCTCCACGCCCATCACCCCACTCTGCACGACCCTCATGTTAGCGCAAACCCTGGCGGTATCCGAGTCGACATATCCCGATCAAGCACCAGCCGCGCTGCACTATCCTCCGCAGCGCCCGGACTTTCCACATCGTTCAAAGGCGCATTAGAAGCGCAGTTGAGGACCCACGTTTGGTATCGCTGGTGATAGAGGTTAGAGCCGACGAAAGTGGCATCTTCTGGTGCAAGCATGGTGTCTGCGACTTGTTTGAGAGATTGCTGACAGTTGTGTTTTTGCTGACGTGGATATTTCGATGCACTAAGGTCAGTGTAGGGCCGACGATGGATTCGATACCGGTGAAAGGTGCGATACGACCGTTCTGTACAGTGGTTACTGGGACTTCTTGTTGCTGAGTGGCAACGGTTTCTTTGAGCGTCAGTGCCCATGCAAGGTGGGCATATACTGACCACGGATGTTGCGACGGGAAGCCATGTTCGATGTCGACATGGCTTTGGAGGGTCTTCATACTTCGCTCGTCATATGTGGGCTCGACGCTGAGGTCTGGTATGTCCACAGGACTCGGCACACTCTTATCGCTTCCGAGCGATGCGATCCACCGCGCAAAAGAGCCGAAAGATGGTGCGGTTAGGCTGTTTCACAGCTGCTCCAGATCCTTCAAACCGAGACTAAGCTCCTCGAGGAGCAGCGCACGGGTTCACTCGTCCATAACCACATGCCCAAGGGTCAAGATGAAAATGGTTACGGACTCGCTATTCCCATACCCCAGCAGAAGAGCACGGCTACCGAGAGGCATAGGTCTGCCTCTCACATCATCAAGATAGTCCTTAGTAGACGTGAAAGTTTCGAATTCACTGACATTGCGTGTGACAGCTTGGTAGAAACGGCCATCGACTTGCAGAATGTGCGCACGAAGCACGGCGTGTCGCCGCTGGAGCACTTCTATCACCTCTGCTAAATACTCAAAGGTAGCGTCTTGGCAGTAGAAGGCGTACGATGCTACCCATGTTCTACTTGCGAGGTTCTCGGCAGCCATATGCGACTGGAAAGGCGTCATTGGATATGCATCGTCGATATTGTCCGCTTGCACGTTTAGAGCTTCTGCACATGGCGAAATCAGGTGATCGTCCGGTTGTTGCAGCTCCAGGTTGCGTGACCGGCTATGCATATCTCTCTTGCTAGCATGATCGGCCATAGCTGCTAAATCACCATGCTCGAAAACTGTGGCAACGTCAAGATTATAGTCTCTCGACCGAGCGATGCCCACCATTCTCAAGAGTCTCCTGATAAAGAAGAGAACTTGTCCGTGTCCTTGATTTCCGCTGCCGGAATGCGCAGCACCTCACTCCACATCTGTCGCAGGTCTTCTAATACATCTCCCGTCTCGCTCGTCGCACGAGAGTCGACCTTGGAGCCGGTCTCGAGCATAGTCTTCGCGACTGCAAGCCGCTGCAGCTTTCCAGTGGCAGTCTTGGGTATGGTGTCGACGAACCAAATGCGTTTGGAAACCTTGACTTCCGTCACTTTGTCTTTCAGCCAATTGATCAGTTCAGGCTCGGTGAGAGATTTTCCATCTGCAACAACGATGGCAACACCGATATCTTCGCCATAGACCTCATCTGGCACTGCGAACGAGACGGCCTTGGAAATCTTTTCGTGCGCCAGGAGGACGTTGTCAACTTCGACTGGGCTGAGACTTTCACCCCCTTTGTTGATCATCTCCTTCGGGCGGCCAGTCAGGAACATGCATCCGTTCTCATCGAAGTAGCCTTCCTTGATCACCAGTCCTGAAGTGGCCTGAGGGTGTGGATGCCTTGGCGTTGGCTTCATCGTTCCCGAGATATCCTAGCATTGTCGACCTGCCTTTGATCGCAATTTCCCCTATTGAACCTGGCCTCAACACGCTCCCTTCCTCGTTCACGACGATCACATCCACGTTGACGGAGGGATATCCCACCGAGCCAGGCGCCCGAGCTTTTTCAATTACATGCGATGAGATGTGGTGTGCATTCTCCGTCATAGCATACGCCTGAAGCACCGGGACTTCGAAAGCTTCCTCTAGCTTCTTCAGAACTTGAGAAGACAGTGCTGAGGAGCATGATCGTATGAGTCGCAGCTTTGTGCTGGAGCTTGGACGGGGTAAACTCAAGATCATTTGCTGGTGCGTTGGTGTGGCAGTCCACCAGGTTGCCTCATGTTGGGTGAATACTTTCCAGAAATCAGCTGAGACACCATTGGTGGCGATAATCACACCAGCTCCGCGTTGCAGTGGAGCAAGAAAGCCAGCCACAATGCCGTGGACATGAAATAGAGGCATGATCAGCACTGTCCTGTCCGAGCTTTGGAGTGAGTACGCCTGGATTACGTTCTCCGTCGATGCAAGTAGGTTTTCTAGGGTTAGTGGAGCACGTTTTGGCCTGCCCGTGGTTCCTGAAGTATGCAATATCAGAGCAGTGGTCGCAGGCTGTGTGTCTCTCAATCCGGGAACCTGGCCTGCTGTTCCCACTGCACGACTGACCCTCACGCGATACATTCCCTGTCTACTTTCACAATGCAGTGTGGTGCATGGAAGCCTCTTCACGACAGATGCCAAACCCTCTGGTGCCGCCCATATTGCCTCAGAGGCGATTGCAAACCCAGCGTTGGCATCCTTGAGGTACTATTCGTACTCGGCCGCCTTGAAATTTGGGTTGAGTGGAGCGACGGTAGCCTCGCAAGTGAGCAATGCCAGGAACACGACAGCTAGTTGCAATGAGTTGGGGAATACAACGGCGACCACGGAGCCACGCAATATCC from Fulvia fulva chromosome 10, complete sequence harbors:
- a CDS encoding Serine/threonine-protein kinase ppk16, with amino-acid sequence MPPARTQAEYEAQEQRNKLAISYQSLLSEFSSSDLHTVGNYTLGRLIGKGSFGKVYLASHKLTNGSKVVLKSAKKDDANLAREIHHHRQFLHPHIARLYEVIVTESLVWLVLEYCPGDELYNYLLNHGQMPPDQVQRIFTQLVGAVSYVHNKGCVHRDLKLENILLDKAQNVKLVDFGFTREYQGSTSYLQTWCGTIAYSAPEMLRGEKYAGEKVDVWSLGVILYALLCGELPFDEDDDGSTKAKILIEEVNFPDHVPDLARELIRKLLSKRPLLRPCLGDILKDPWLADHAPQQQEILKLQQPPPFTTQLEKDVLQRMKGAGVDIDMVIEHVLAQRCDSLAGWWALLLDKEQRKERRRERKRKEREAEAKSIRRLSAASGRLLAQSNLGEIHEGEEHVIGDFPRSRGRRMERANGHASTLQAPDLPRVTETKSPTPEGQPKSKPKTSETRHSASRSRSRPAPPPKDHGNQLTRPRTARTRTTSRGSQSMLRVVTNNPDLLSPSYVPPPQRKRAKFSSTPLRQQLEWVKHFFKEGPLKRSKSPDEGEDKKKGNANVKPLPNGKTGQEHGDLRDLQRRSIGPIAQARRPSNGHRPDLQTRQTLPARPRINTTSSTGSGASARGKRTSLSPHTLTPHSSYRRTSGLRGRKSTSSSVSSIRSTYQHQPSHQHTHSKASSTSSNSIASPSGLSSASGSRLGRSPHSSVKVLPSTPTTGTFPAGLRFQRRPPPADIGSLPGFGGEGKSAFGSLPPPSSPGMLVFARRKRSVFKGPMNSSPHGRGGNPSGSRSASVQGRPSAEMMPGLTEEDEEEDEEDMEEYEDIDQFGPELNLNTTDLPSDDGGLGVDTEPVSPLSPLPGHDDNPLAAAGECVIAGTAGVPLTAEALAKLDLEGEKEAEELEKEKENQKPPAV
- a CDS encoding Oxalate--CoA ligase; this translates as MKPTPRHPHPQATSGLVIKEGYFDENGCMFLTGRPKEMINKGGESLSPVEVDNVLLAHEKISKAVSFAVPDEVYGEDIGVAIVVADGKSLTEPELINWLKDKVTEVKVSKRIWFVDTIPKTATGKLQRLAVAKTMLETGSKVDSRATSETGDVLEDLRQMWSEVLRIPAAEIKDTDKFSSLSGDS